The following coding sequences are from one Paenibacillus sp. JDR-2 window:
- a CDS encoding MarR family winged helix-turn-helix transcriptional regulator encodes MQKLEEHLGKYDLTLGRWCLLVALKRGGRPMLPSELSDDLAVTRANISNLLNSLEKAGRIQRDFDPSNRRRILVRLTSDGEDLIAKVWPVYEETITEHIGKLSPENQTKLKELLNILF; translated from the coding sequence GTGCAGAAGCTGGAGGAACATCTGGGGAAGTATGATTTAACGCTTGGCCGCTGGTGTTTGCTGGTCGCTTTGAAAAGAGGCGGAAGGCCAATGCTTCCGTCTGAATTAAGCGATGATCTCGCCGTAACCAGGGCGAATATCAGCAATTTATTGAATTCATTGGAGAAGGCGGGAAGGATCCAAAGAGATTTTGATCCCTCTAACCGAAGACGAATACTTGTCCGATTAACTTCAGACGGCGAGGACCTTATCGCGAAGGTGTGGCCCGTATATGAGGAAACCATCACCGAGCATATTGGAAAGCTTTCGCCGGAAAATCAGACAAAGCTCAAAGAATTGCTGAACATTTTATTCTAA
- a CDS encoding SDR family NAD(P)-dependent oxidoreductase, with protein sequence MLENKVVIITGGGAGIGLAAAQMFAAKGAKVLITGRRMEVLEQITAIHPNIQGFVADSSDPDSGANTVAAAIHLWGRVDIVVNNAGAGGITPLEHVSAQAITDIFAVNVMGPTLLAAAAIPHLEKTKGLIINMSSTYGSKAGANLSLYGSSKAAMEYMTRSWALELAPKGIRVNAIASGPVETSFLRERMGLTPEQAEAVKEHERQSIPLGRRGEPNDVAAWIVTLAEPGMDWVTGQVIAVDGGLNIT encoded by the coding sequence ATGTTAGAAAATAAAGTTGTTATTATTACCGGCGGGGGAGCCGGTATCGGATTGGCTGCGGCTCAAATGTTCGCCGCTAAGGGAGCTAAGGTGCTCATCACCGGACGTCGAATGGAAGTATTGGAACAAATCACGGCTATCCATCCGAATATCCAAGGATTTGTCGCTGATTCAAGCGATCCCGATTCGGGTGCAAATACGGTCGCGGCAGCAATCCATTTGTGGGGACGAGTAGACATTGTTGTCAATAACGCGGGCGCTGGCGGTATTACGCCGCTTGAGCATGTGAGCGCGCAGGCGATTACGGATATTTTCGCGGTAAATGTCATGGGACCAACGCTTCTTGCCGCAGCCGCTATTCCTCATCTTGAGAAGACAAAAGGGTTAATCATCAATATGTCGAGCACGTATGGCAGTAAGGCAGGAGCCAATCTGTCGTTGTATGGTTCCAGCAAAGCCGCAATGGAATATATGACTCGCAGCTGGGCGCTTGAGCTTGCTCCGAAGGGCATTCGCGTTAACGCCATTGCTTCCGGTCCGGTCGAGACTTCTTTCCTCCGGGAACGGATGGGACTCACTCCTGAGCAAGCTGAAGCGGTTAAGGAGCATGAACGTCAAAGCATACCGCTTGGCCGCCGAGGAGAGCCTAACGACGTTGCAGCATGGATCGTGACTCTTGCCGAACCGGGTATGGACTGGGTAACGGGTCAGGTTATCGCCGTAGACGGCGGTCTGAACATCACTTAA
- a CDS encoding carboxymuconolactone decarboxylase family protein has product MTQRVNYMQQSPEFTKKMMEFSYAEKSSSIEAKIIHLVHIRASQMNGCGFCLDMHVKEAKIHGERELRLYHLAIWRESTLFDARERAALAWTEVLTKLPEHGVSDEIYNRVREQFTEKEISDLTYSIMAINAWNRANVAFRTEPGSADAAFGLTKAGLN; this is encoded by the coding sequence ATGACACAACGTGTAAATTATATGCAGCAATCGCCGGAGTTCACTAAAAAAATGATGGAGTTCAGCTATGCGGAGAAATCCAGTTCCATTGAAGCGAAGATTATTCACCTCGTGCACATCAGAGCTTCCCAAATGAACGGCTGCGGATTCTGTCTGGATATGCATGTTAAGGAAGCAAAGATTCACGGCGAGAGAGAATTGCGTCTTTATCATCTAGCAATCTGGAGAGAATCCACGTTGTTCGATGCTCGCGAAAGAGCTGCGCTTGCTTGGACCGAAGTGTTGACTAAACTGCCGGAGCATGGCGTATCCGACGAAATATATAATCGTGTCCGCGAACAATTCACGGAGAAAGAAATTTCCGACCTGACATACTCGATCATGGCGATCAATGCTTGGAACCGTGCAAATGTAGCCTTTAGAACAGAGCCTGGCTCCGCTGATGCTGCATTTGGTTTAACCAAAGCCGGCCTGAACTAA
- a CDS encoding SDR family oxidoreductase, whose amino-acid sequence MKIVVIGGSGLIGRKLVGNLNQLGHEVVAASPSLGINSVTGEGLADALSGAEVVVDVTNSPSFEDKAVLEFFETSTRNLLAAEEAAGVKHHVALSVVGTDGLLQSGYFRAKFAQENLIKASNIPYTIVRATQFFEFVGGIAYTSTEGDKVRLSSADVQPVAAEDVSEALVDFTLGKPSNGIREVAGPEKFGLDEFVRQYLKATQDTRQVVTDEKAPYFGTELEKSSLVPGDSSARLTAARYADWLKSIAVQV is encoded by the coding sequence ATGAAAATCGTCGTTATTGGCGGAAGCGGACTTATTGGGAGAAAGCTTGTCGGCAATCTAAACCAACTGGGTCATGAGGTTGTAGCCGCATCACCGTCGCTTGGCATCAACAGCGTTACGGGCGAAGGTTTGGCTGATGCGTTAAGCGGGGCGGAGGTTGTCGTTGACGTAACAAATTCTCCGTCCTTCGAAGACAAGGCTGTTCTGGAGTTTTTCGAGACCTCAACCCGCAATCTTCTTGCCGCTGAAGAAGCGGCTGGCGTTAAGCATCATGTTGCCTTGTCGGTTGTTGGTACAGACGGTCTGCTCCAAAGCGGTTATTTCAGAGCAAAGTTCGCGCAAGAAAACCTGATTAAGGCTTCCAATATCCCGTATACCATCGTAAGAGCAACTCAATTCTTCGAGTTTGTTGGCGGCATTGCTTATACGTCTACAGAAGGGGATAAGGTGCGTTTGTCATCGGCTGATGTACAGCCGGTTGCGGCGGAAGATGTATCCGAAGCGCTTGTCGACTTTACGCTCGGTAAACCGTCGAACGGAATCCGTGAGGTTGCCGGCCCAGAGAAATTTGGTCTCGACGAATTTGTACGTCAATATTTGAAAGCAACCCAGGATACCCGCCAGGTTGTAACCGATGAAAAAGCTCCTTACTTCGGCACAGAACTGGAGAAGTCTTCGCTTGTTCCTGGTGATAGCTCCGCAAGGCTTACAGCTGCGCGTTATGCGGATTGGCTGAAAAGTATTGCCGTTCAGGTATAA
- the msrA gene encoding peptide-methionine (S)-S-oxide reductase MsrA, producing the protein MQKATFAGGCFWCMVSPFEEQPGIHGILSGYMGGHIENPTYEQVLTGESGHLEVVQITFDPEIFPYEKLLELYWPQIDPTDATGQGNDRKSQYRAAILYHTEEQKALALQSRDELDKSGRFDKPVVTAIEEASVFYPAEEYHQGYHKKNPKHYKESRIYSGREAIIEKYWSK; encoded by the coding sequence CTGCAAAAAGCAACGTTTGCCGGAGGATGCTTCTGGTGTATGGTAAGCCCCTTTGAGGAACAGCCCGGAATTCACGGCATTTTATCCGGTTACATGGGCGGCCATATCGAGAACCCCACTTACGAGCAGGTTCTGACAGGAGAATCGGGACATCTGGAAGTCGTGCAAATTACGTTTGACCCTGAGATTTTCCCTTACGAGAAGCTTCTGGAGCTCTATTGGCCACAGATTGATCCTACGGATGCAACCGGTCAAGGTAATGACCGCAAGAGTCAATACCGCGCCGCGATCCTGTATCATACTGAAGAGCAGAAAGCATTAGCGCTCCAGTCCCGCGATGAGCTTGATAAGAGCGGGCGTTTTGATAAGCCTGTTGTAACGGCGATTGAGGAAGCTTCTGTCTTTTATCCGGCAGAAGAGTATCATCAAGGTTACCACAAGAAGAACCCTAAGCACTATAAAGAATCCCGCATATATTCAGGCCGTGAAGCCATTATCGAGAAGTATTGGAGCAAGTAA
- the modB gene encoding molybdate ABC transporter permease subunit, whose product MISAHDFWLPIRLSLLVALFSSLFVLVLGVAAAWWMSRTKLKGKILIETVFMLPLVLPPTVVGFLLLVLLGRRSWLGQAIEWLFSAPVIFTWWAAVIAAVVVSFPLVYQTMKVGFQSVDKKLEEAGRSIGANERQVFWHITLPLAFRSLISAYILGFARGLGEFGATLMIAGNIPGKTQTIPTAIYVAVDSGNTTLAWAWTGSIIVISFILLLISRR is encoded by the coding sequence TTGATTAGCGCTCATGATTTTTGGCTTCCTATCCGGCTATCCTTATTGGTTGCATTGTTCTCAAGCCTCTTTGTGCTAGTTCTTGGAGTAGCTGCAGCATGGTGGATGTCCCGTACAAAACTAAAAGGCAAGATACTTATCGAAACCGTATTTATGCTGCCGCTGGTCCTTCCGCCAACAGTAGTTGGTTTTTTATTGCTCGTGTTATTGGGAAGGAGAAGCTGGCTCGGTCAGGCTATTGAATGGCTGTTCTCAGCTCCGGTTATATTTACTTGGTGGGCAGCGGTTATTGCTGCAGTCGTCGTTTCTTTTCCGCTGGTATATCAAACCATGAAAGTTGGCTTTCAATCCGTTGATAAAAAATTAGAAGAGGCTGGGCGGTCAATCGGAGCGAATGAACGGCAGGTTTTCTGGCATATAACATTGCCGCTAGCATTCAGATCGCTTATTTCGGCCTATATTCTTGGCTTTGCGCGCGGGTTGGGCGAGTTTGGCGCAACCCTGATGATAGCCGGGAACATTCCGGGCAAGACTCAAACGATACCTACCGCCATCTATGTAGCCGTTGATTCCGGCAATACAACGCTGGCTTGGGCATGGACAGGCTCCATCATTGTGATCTCGTTTATCTTGCTCCTAATAAGCAGACGATAA
- a CDS encoding cupredoxin domain-containing protein gives MKTSIFKSPTMWLVLAIIMICALFFVFFSSSNSKTKAEVPAVTMQDGYQIVTIQAKKDGFYPSKVEVKAGVPVKLNFVKNTSFTCITSVDSDDLGFDLYLKKGENYTTLANLTPGSYQFDCGMYMYHGTITVVA, from the coding sequence ATGAAAACCAGCATATTCAAATCCCCAACCATGTGGCTTGTTTTAGCGATAATAATGATATGTGCTTTATTTTTTGTCTTCTTCTCCTCTTCAAACTCGAAGACTAAGGCTGAAGTACCCGCCGTTACCATGCAGGATGGCTATCAGATCGTTACGATCCAAGCTAAAAAGGACGGTTTTTACCCTTCTAAAGTTGAAGTTAAGGCCGGAGTTCCCGTTAAGCTGAACTTTGTCAAAAATACGTCTTTTACTTGCATAACAAGCGTAGATTCAGATGATCTTGGATTTGATCTTTATTTGAAAAAAGGGGAGAACTACACGACGTTGGCCAATTTAACCCCCGGATCGTATCAATTTGACTGCGGAATGTACATGTACCACGGAACGATTACCGTAGTTGCTTAA